GGCAGACCCGGTGTGTCGCGCTGGGTGTTGACCCTGCTGACAGGCAGACCCGGTGTGTCGCGCTGGGTGTTGACCCTGCTGACAGGCAGACCCGGTGTGTCGCGGTGGGTGTTGACCCTGCTGACAGGCGGACCCGGTGTGTCGCGGTGTGAATCAAACATCCGTCAAGCCGGTCGGTCTACAGTGGAACGTTATAGACTTGGTGGTTTCCAGTCTCGGGTCTGTTGGTTCCACCATACTTGACGCGTTGTGGTTCTCGCTGTGCCCGCCGGGGGTTCTTTCAATCAGACACTGACAACAACCGGACAGACATTCACATCAAGGCCCAATTCCAAttctctgtttcatccctccccCTCGCCCCAGCCCTTAACCCTCCCCCTCGCCCTGCCCCTTGAAACGGCGTGTCGAGGGGTAGGGCCTGAAATCCCCCTAAGAAACGGGACAACCCTTCCAGATCGTCATACGTCATCAGTCGTCGCCCGGGACGGAGTGAACTGACGCCGGTATTGTTCACGGTGCGTCTCCAGCTGCCGAATCTCCCTGTCCTGGGCCTGGGCTGGAGGGGTGGAGGTAGCATGGTGGAGGGTGAGCTGCAGGTTTCCATGGATGCGCCTCAGATGGAGGAGCTCcccgaggtggaggagctccccgaggtggaggagctccccgaggtggaggagctccccgaggtggaggagctccccgaggtggaggagctccccGAGGTGGAGGCGATAGAGGGGCTCGTCTCGGGGTCTCAATCATTCTGGGCTCAACCATTTcctgaaagaaagaaggaacagatGAGAGGGATGTATCTGCCAGAACGAGGTGAtaaggccacaaaaataaaactgtagcTTCACCAATCACATCATTCCACATAAACAGcattttactgtttaatgtttGTAATGCCTTTCAGTAGCCTCACCAAAAGACCTGGAACAGGATCCTCAGCAGCCACAAAGGATGAAACCAACAGAGGAGGGTCGGTCGGAGGCCTGGgacccagctcctcctgcaggtcctcAGAAAACTGCCAGGTGGCGCCGCTGTCTCCCTACTGTCAGTCCCTGATCCAGTTTCTGGAGTTTTTAGGTCCTGGAACAAACACATACAAAACCCCACATTGCAAATCATTATATTCTGTTTTCAGGACCATCTTAGAGTGGACTGAAGTGGACTTCAGGATTATGAGCTGTTATGCATCTCATTAAAATTCCTCTGATTACcttgtattttctttaattttcccACTTTGTGCAGCCTGCTGAGGGGCGACCTTCCCCTGAAGTCCCAGGTCTCTGAGAAACGCCCAGTAtgaaaagtaaagtgaaatatgAGAGAAAAGTTCTGCCACAAAAGAGGAGTACAGCTGCtacatgtgaataaaagcacaagGAATCTGCTGCTGTGATCTGCTGCCTGGCGGGTTATTTAACGTTTTCACAGTTGTCTGGCTGACATGCAGCACTGCTGTGAAGGAATTATCCCTTCACAACCCACACGTTTCATTCATCAGTCATATGATCCCAGCGGTGCCCGTTGACGTTAACGTTACTGCCTGATGCTCCGGTCACGTTTACTTTACCAGCGGAGCACGAACGGCAGATTTCCGGATGTCTTATCCGCTCAAAGCAGAAGGCAGGCTGCGGCAGCATCAATAAAACGTGTCACGGTCGTGCAGAAATTAAAGCAAGTTAATCGTTAACGAGCAGACGCACCCAACGCCTCACAACGAGCTGTCATGGAACATTGCAGCGAccttaaaatagtgttttgttttgtaacaaaaaatacatttgtagGTTTCTTTGGCTGCCGCTGgtgttttcttcaccatttCCCAGTGCAATGTGGGAAATTTCACATCGCCCTCGTTTTCTAGCGTGCCCCCGGAAAATCTCCGTTTCAAGGGCCAGATAGCCCTCGCTCTCCGCCCTCCCCCTCGGTCTGAAGGGGGTGAAGTAGGATCGGGACGCCACTACCACTTCACACGGACGCGCAAAACCAAGGGCGAGGGCTGAGGGAAGTGGAATTCACCCCAAGCCTGAAGGCGGCCAAGTGGCTGCAGCCGGGTGGGGTCTGGGTCAGCTGGgtggggtctgggtctgggtcagctgggtggggtctgggtctgggtcagccGGGTGGGGTCCGGGTTGGGTCTGCGTCAGCCGGgtggggtctgggtctgggtcagccgggtgggggtggggtccGGGTTGGGTCTGGGTCAGCCGGgtggggtctgggtctgggtcagccgggtggggtctgggtctgggtcagccgggtggggtctgggtctgggtctgggtcagctGGGTGGGGTCGGGGTCTGGGTCAGCTGGgtggggtctgggtctgggtcagctGGGTGGGGTCGGGGTCTGGGTCAGCTGGGTGGGGTCGGGGTCTGGGTCAGCCGGgtggggtctgggtctgggtcagccGGGTGGGGTCCGGGTTGGGTCTGGGTCAGCCGGgtggggtctgggtctgggtctgggtcagccgggtgggggtggggtccGGGTTGGGTCTGGGGTCTGACGGGTGTGTGTTCCTCAGGGGGAGATGAAGATGCCGGTGTGTATCGAGGACGAGTGTAACTCGGAGCTGCCTCCCGCCTCGCTGCTGTTCCGCGCCGCCCGGCAGTACGGCTACGGCGTTCTGTTCAGCCTGGCCGAGACGCACCGCCGGCTGGAGAGGCTGGCCCTGCGCAAGAGGGGTCCGCTGGAAGGTAGGCCGCCGCCTGGGGAACCGGGGGGAACCGGGGGGAACCGGGGGGaaccgggccgccgccgccgagggaTCTCTCTGCAGGACCGATCCGTGGACGTCCGCGCTGCATCCAGGTTTTGTGACAGCGTTGCGCGGCTCCAGCCAGAGGGTTCTCCTGTCCCGCTCCAGAACTCTGGACTGACACTGGTTTGTCCTCTTCTGGGGCTGAAGACAGTGGACAGGAGCTGCGTCTCAGTCGgagttctcctggttctctccgTTCTCTCGGTCGACATGTTGGTTCTGTGCCGCTTGTGTTCTCCGTGGAACGCCGTTCCGTCATAAGTTCAAAAATGTAGCGGTGGAGCGAGGacgctccagagaggacagacacGTGGACAcatgaagcatggacgagccttcaCTGTCTGCAGTCTGAGTTCAGCGGACAGTCTGATCAggggcgacagcagctcagctggtagagcttataaccggaaggttggcggttcgatccccgctcccgcaggcgtaaaaactgtcgttgtgtccttgggcaagacgcttcacccaccttgcctagtatgaaagctgtgagagtgaatggttggtggtgggaggggccgatggcgtcagtctgccccccccaggacagctgtggctgcagcagcagctcacctccAGCCAGTATGGAGGGAATGAagaatgcagtgtgaagcgtctgagtgtcctgaaaagcgctgtataaaaccaatgcattattattattagagctgttctccctctctctccccccccccctctcctcctcccccctcccctctccccctcctccccccccccctcccccctcctcagtTCCTCCGGTCATCGTCAAGGAGTGGAGTAGTGGAAAGGCCAAGTCGGCCCTGACCCCGGAGCTGGTCCCGGCGCTGTGTTTCCGGGAGTGGACGTGTCCCAACCTGCGGCGCCTGTGGCTGGGCCGGGCCAGTGAGGACcggtccaggaggaccagggcctTCCTGGCCTGCCTGCGCTCCGACTGCCCCGCCCTGCTCAACCCGGCTCAGGTCCCACAGCATCTGCTGCTCATGTGCTGCGTGCTCAggtaccgtgtgtgtgtgtgtgtgtgtgtgtgtgtgtgtgtgtgtgtgtgtgtgtgggtgtgtgtgtgtgtgttccccagGACTCCAGTGGTgtagctaatgctaacgctgaggctgcagcagggtCCAGACTGCTCATTGGGCGGAGTTCCTgatggccccgccccctcctcagAGGAGTGTGGTTTGTTCTTGAGCTTCTCTTGGACACACTCCTGTGGAACAGACATGGAGGTCATTTGTTCTGCTGAGAAAGAACCGTTCTGTTTGTGGAAAATGAGTAGAACCGGCCGACGTTCTCACgagggatgcacattttatatattttttatgacCGTTAACCGACGccctttaaccggttaataaccgttaaccgatcagatttaaggcccgtcctgcttcacatgtctgcgggGTGTGTGTTGCGCATTGGTCTGCGCGGACCGatctgcggacgtccgcgcagcagccagaatttgtgaccgcgttgcgcgcaggtgGCGCCGGTATACgcatcgccagagcgccacagaaaacagaacatgacggtaaaagtgacggcatctcgtggacggagacagcagcctgtctggagggaggagaaggtctgccgagggagtcgctccggcgccgccccgccattcagaaaaaagaaaaaaaaaaggctaaataaactttactatTAAATGACAACATACTGACAAtatatgtgcttcattttctctaaataatctgtaataaaggagcagagaaacagtctgtagagccggaaaagcttgtggaggatgtgtggaacaCTGCGCCTGAACGCACAGCGTGGAGCGGTGGAGCGCCGAGGCTCCAAAGCCACGCGAAGCAGGACGACCTTTAAACGCCCTGCTGAGCGGCTCCATGCTGCCGCTCCGACATTCCGACGCACCGCCGTTTAGACACATCACCATTCCGGAATACCGCTATTCCGACACGCAGACGTCCCTCCATTCCGACACGGAAATGTGGCTCCGAGTGAGAGACGGACTCGGCGCTGTCCGGTGCtgaactgcagatttacaatgacagcaaattctcatctaaaatgtaagaaaagctacaagatttagATATAACTAACAGCACTGGAGGCTTCAATCGTCTCCTGTTGCTTTTTAAATGATGTGGAGAGTGAGCGCGCTGGAGATTcttttgtgtgttctgattaatttcctaaataaagttttagcttctgaaatctgatttttaaacatttctgatGGAGCTTAATGTTGATCTGGATGCTGCGGCTTCATActgaaccatttcactgtgaatctggacgacccgcggcgtctggagataaaacATAATATTCAACGTAACGCCGGTTTTGCGCCACATGCGTCAAtgcgcacaaagacacacaccctccgactgtacaacatgaaggcccctggaattaatcagtgactgaaggagtcgtctgcagcgccgtcacTGATATCTGTAACGTAACgccagctgcaggaagacgctcggctctgtggagagctcctccagctggagctgaaaaaaaattaaccgatagtattaaccggtcaaagttcctgttatcggttaacggttacacggttaaccatgtgcatcccgAGTTCTCACCGGAACACGGTGGGTCCTGGATCAGAAGCTGAGAGCCGGACGTTCTGCGGACGTTCTGCGGACGTTCTGCGGACGTTCTGCACACGTCACTGAACCCAGACTGCTGTTTCCAATATATGGCTCATGGACTGCCCCACTGTCCACAGCAGACATGGATGTGTCCTgcaccacttcctggtttgacttcacttcctgttgaggACCCTGAGGCGCTGAAGGCCTCCaccaatcagagcagagctgcaggaatgtGATTGGTTGTTCTGACTCGATGGTGTTGAGTCTGGACGACTTTGAAGCTCGTTTTGTCCCTCTTGTCCCGCGGTGGGGACGTGTTGACATGACAGCAGCCAATAAGAGCCGGATCAGTAACCTTCTGTAGAGCTGAGGGACGAGCCgccgtcccggtccagccgctgaCCGTCCGTCCCCCTGTCCCCGTCCTCTCAGGTATATGATGCAGTGGCCGGGAGGACGGATCCTCCAGAGACACGAGCTGGACGCCTTCCTGTCCCAGGCCGTCTCCAGCCAGCTGTACGAGCCGGaccagctgcaggagctcaaggtggaccacacacacacacacacacacacacacacacacacacacacacacacacacacacacacacacacacacacacacccctctacTGGTGAATCATCTGAGGCCTGATTCCCGTGTCCGCGgtggcggcgcggcgctgcagcggcgCGTTCAGGCGTCCCTCTCTCACAGCGCGGTCTGCCTGAGCGGGTTGTCGGCGGCGACgggctgctgtgtgtctgaagtAACTCCAGAGGCGTTTCGGGAGCaaaaggatgtttattcccaagagcagCATCCAGAACCGAGCGTCAGCATCggcagtcaaaaacacacactgcggcTTCCGCAGCTCCGGcatagacctgtagatatagagctGTAGATgtagacctgtagatatagagctctagatatagagctctagatatagacctgtagatatagagctctagatatagacctgtagatatagagctctagatatagacctgtagatatagagctctagatgTAGACCTGTAGATACAGAGCTCTAGATgtagacctgtagatatagagctctagatgtagacctgtagatatagagctctagatgtagacctgtagatatagagctctagatatagacctgtagatatagagctctagatatagagctctagatatagagctctagatgtagacctgtagatatagagctctagatatagacctgtagatatagagctctagatatagAGCTGtagatatagagctctagatatagagctctagatatagagctctagatgtagacctgtagatatagagctctagatatagacctgtagatatagagctctagatatagagctctagatatagacctgtagatatagagctctagatatagacctgtagatatagagctctagatatagagctctagatatagagctctagatgtagacctgtagatatagagctctagatatagacctgtagatatagagctctagatatagAGCTGtagatatagagctctagatatagacctgtagatatagacctgtagatatagagctGTAGATATAGAGCTgtagatatagacctgtagatatagacctgtagatatagagctctagatatagagctctagatatagAGCTGTAGATGTAGAGCTCTAGATATAGACATGTAGATATAGAGCTGTAGATgtagacctgtagatatagagctgtagatatagacctgtagatGTGGAGCTGTAGATATAGAGCTGTAGATgtagacctgtagatatagacctgtagatatagacctgtagatatagacctgtagatGTGGAGCTGTAGATGTAGGTATCTAGACACGCGCTCCTCTCAACCGCGCCGAATAGTCAATTCAAAccaacatatatctgcatatatgaccaCGAGGCGCTGTCTTACTGTTTTCAATGGGACTCGCTCCAAGCCGCAGAAAACCAGACGGAGCAGAGCTGGAAGCCTCTGGTGAGACGGTCTGTGGGACAGGAGCTCAGTGCTGCAGAGGACGCCTGGTGGACACGACATGTGTGTTGATGCCGCTGGTTTCAACGGGACGCCGCGCACAGCCCGCTCCAGTCCGCCCAGACAAATAGACCTGATTTCTGTTTAGAAACCGCCGTGCGGATTTGAGCGTTCCCCTCTGTCTGCATGCAGCTCTGACTTTTCCGCGCAGAAACCGTGAAACCGGGTCGGTCCGGGTGTGAATCAGGCCTGGTTCTGTTCTCCAACGGTCTTCACTTCATGTTGGTCTGTTGATTCATTTATCATGAGATTCATCCTCACGTGTTTTATTTCTCCttgtccctccctctctgtccctctccctctgtccctctccctctgtccctccctctctgtccctccctctctgtccctccctctctgtccctctccctctgtccctctccctctgtccctctccctctgtccctccctctctgtccctctccctctgtccctccctctctgtccctccctctctgtccctccctctctgtccctccctctctgtccctccctctctgtccctccctctctgtccctccctctctgtccctctccctctgtccctccctctctgtccctctccctctgtccctctccctctgtccctctccctctgtccctccctctctgtccctctccctctgtccctccctctctgtccctccctctctgtccctctccctctgtccctccctctctgtccctccctctctgtccctctccctctgtccctccctctctgtccctccctgtctgtccctccctctctgtccctccctctctgtccctccctctctgtccctctccctccgtccctctccctctgtccctccctttctgtccctctccctctgtccctccctctctgtccctccctctctgtccctccctctctgtccctccctctctgtccctctccctctgtccctctccctctgtccctctccctctgtccctccctctctgtccctctccctctgtccctccctctctgtccctccctctctgtccctccctctctgtccctccctctctgtccctctccctctgtccctccctctctgtccctccctctctgtccctccctctctgtccctccctctctgtccctccctctctgtccctctccctctgtccctctccctctgtccctccctctctgtccctccccGTCCCCGTCAGGTGGAGAAGGTGGATGCGCGTGGCGTCCAGCTGGCGTCCCTCTTCATGGCGGGCGTGGACACGGCGCTCTTCATCAACGACGTGTGCGGCCAGCCGTTGCCGTGGGAACACTGCTGTCCCTGGGGCTTCTTCGACGGGAAGCTGTTCCAGAGCAAACTGGCTCGGTCCGCCCGGGACCGGGCCGCCCTGCTGGACATGTGCGAGGGACAGGTgggctgtgtgagtgtgtgtgtgactgcgtgcgtgtgtgtgtgtgtgtgtgtgtgtgttaacccgtcctccgccctgcaggaggagctggtgtCGAAGGTGGAGAAGATGCGTCAGGCCATCCTGGAGGGCATCAACCTgtcccgcccccctcccccgcccccgcccctcccccctcctgcctTCCTGCCCCCCACCATGCTGCCTCCCTTCTACCCCATGCCCCCCCTGTACCCGGCCCGCCCCATGGGCGGCATGCCGCCCCACCACCACCCGCACCACCCGCACCACCCGGCGCAGCACAGACCCAGAGCCTTCCCAGgtactgacccctgacccccgacctCCGCTCGGTCCGGGGGGGGTGTGTTCGGTGGGGTGTGTGTtcgggtgtgtgtgtatttgttcggGGGCGGgggagtgtgttcagtgtgtgttcagagtgtgtgtgtgtccccagGCCTGCAGCCCATCCCCCCTCAGGGGGGGAAGCTGGAGATCGCGGGGATGGTGGTGGGCCAGTGGGCCGGCAACAAGCCGgtccgaggaagaggaggaggcttcaACATGCAGGTGGTGTCGGTCGGAGCCGGGAAGGGGTGAGTGGCGCCGCCCGgtggctccgcccactctgcagccccccccgcccccggtCACTGAGTCGTGTTTGTTCTCAGCAGAGGGAAGGAGGCGGCCGCCAAGATGAGGGGCGGGAAGAAAGGCTCCTCCAGCAGACCGCAGGTAGAGCTCCGTCACCCGGCGCTCCGTCACCCTGATGCTCCGTCACCCCGACGCTCCGATGCTCTGTCACCCCCTCATTCTGTCACCCCGACGCTCCGTCGCTCCGTCACCCGACGCTCCGATGCTCTGTCACCCCCTCATTCCGTCACCCCGAcgctccatcactccatcactccgtcaccccGACACTCTGTCACCTGATGCTCCGTCACCTGAcgctccatcactccgtcaccccGACACTCTGTCACCTGATGCTCCGTCACCTGAcgctccatcactccgtcaccccgacactccatcactccgtcaccccgacgctccatcactccgtcaccccGACGCTCTGTCACCTGATGCTCCGTCACCTGAcgctccatcactccgtcaccccGACGCTCTGTCACCTGATGCTCCGTCACCTGAcgctccatcactccgtcaccccgacactccatcactccgtcaccccgacgctccatcactccgtcaccccGACGCTCTGTCACCTGATGCTCCGTCACCCCGACGCTCTGTCACTCCGTGACCCTGTCGCTCCGTCACCTGATGCTCCGTCACCCGATGCTCCGACGCTCTGTCACCCCCTCATTCCGTCACCCCAAtgctccatcactccgtcaccccGACGCTCTGTCGCTCCGTCACCCCGACGCTCTGTCGCTCCGTCACCTGAcgctccatcactccgtcacctGACGCTCCATCACCTGACGCTCCATCACCCCGTCGCTCTGTCACCCCCTCATTCCGTCACCCCAAtgctccatcactccgtcaccccGACGCTCTGTCGCTCCGTCACCCTGTCGCTCTGTCGCTCCGTCACCCCGACGCCCCATCACTCCGTCACCTGACGCTCTGTCGCTCCGTCACCTGAcgctccatcactccgtcacctGACGCTCCATCACCTGACGCTCCATCACCCCGTCGCTCTGTCACCCCCTCATTCCGTCACCCAAtgctccatcactccgtcaccccGACGCTCTGTCGCTCCGTCACCCTGTCGCTCCGTCACCCCGAcgctccatcactccgtcaccccGACGCTCCGTCACCCCGAcgctccatcactccgtcaccccgacgctccatcactccgtcaccccGACGCTCCATCACCCCGTCGCTCCGTCACCCCGACACTCCGTCACCCCGACGCTCCGTCACCCGATGCTCCGACGCTCTGTCACCCCCTCATTCCGTCACCCCAAtgctccatcactccgtcaccccGACGCTCTGTCGCTCCGTCACCCCGACGCTCCATCACTCCGACACTCCGTCACCCCGAcgctccatcactccgtcaccctgacgctccatcactccgtcaccccGACACTCCGTCACCTGACGCTCCGACGTTCTGTCACCCCCTCATTCCGTCACCCCATcgctccatcactccgtcaccccgtcgctccatcactccgtcaccccgtcgctccatcactccgtcaccccgacgctccatcactccgtcaccccGACGCTCCGTCACCCCGACACTCCGTCACCCCGACGCTCCGTCACCCCGACACTCCGTCACCCCGACGCTCCGTCACCCGATGCTCCGACGCTCTGTCACCCCCTCATNNNNNNNNNNNNNNNNNNNNNNNNNNNNNNNNNNNNNNNNNNNNNNNNNNNNNNNNNNNNNNNNNNNNNNNNNNNNNNNNNNNNNNNNNNNNNNNNNNNNACCCCCTGAATtcacccacctccacccggctccaccctcttcctccacccagctccaccctcttcctccacccggctccaccctcttcctcctcccggctccaccctcttcctccaccctgctccaagCTTTTTCACCAAACATCCTGCATGAATCCAAACAAAAACCTAAAGGAGAACAAGGACGAGAACTCcatcagcctcctccacctgttcctcCGCCCGCAGGTGAACATCGCCGGATCCTTTAACGTCATCCGCCTGTCGGTCGGGGAGATGGGGAAGAACGAGCCCGACGCCGACGGACACCGCGGCTGCATCATCAACACGGCCAGCGTGGCGGCGTTCGACGGACAGGTGGCGCCTTCGAGTCAGATGAAGGCCGGCGGCTAGCCGGTTAGCTGGTTAGCCGGTCAGCCGGTTAGCCGGTTAGCCGGTTAGCTGGTTAGCCGGTCAGCCGGTTAGCCGGTTAGCCGGTTAGCTGGTTAATGAGCGTGTTCCCGGTTTGCTTCCCTCAGATTGGACAAGCTGCGTACTCGGCCTCCAAAGGCGGCATCGTGGGGATGACGCTGCCCATCGCCCGGGACCTGGCGCCCATGGGCATCAGGGTCCTCACCATCGCCCCGGGTTCGTATGCTAGCTTAGCACGCCGCTACAGGAAGTGATGCGCTCAACCAAGGAAGCAACGTTTCCCTCCAAAAAACAACAGTCAACCGACACCACTGCTAGCTtcagcgttagcattagccgctGTCTGACAGGCTGacggctcgtccatgcttcacgtGTCCACATGTCTGCGTCCACACAGGGACGTCCcctagaggaccctagaggaccctagaggaccctagaggaccttagaggaccttagaggaccttagaggaccctagaggaccttAGAGGACCTTAGAGGACCTTAGAGGACCCTAGAAGACCTTAGAGGACCTTAGAGGACCTTAGAGGACCttagaggaccctagaggaccttAGAGGACCTTAGAGGACCTTAGAGGACCCTAGAAGACCTTAGAGGACCTTAGAGGACCTTAGAGGACCTTAGAGGACCTTggaggaccctagaggaccttagaggaccctagaggaccccagaggaccctagaggaccttagaggaccctagaggaccttagaggaccttagaggaccttagaggaccctagaggaccctagaggaccttagaggaccttagaggaccttagaggaccctagaggaccttAGAGGACCTTAGAGGACCTTAGAGGACCCTAGAAGACCTTAGAGGACCTTAGAGGACCTTAGAG
The DNA window shown above is from Salarias fasciatus chromosome 20, fSalaFa1.1, whole genome shotgun sequence and carries:
- the hsd17b10 gene encoding 3-hydroxyacyl-CoA dehydrogenase type-2 — its product is MNPNKNLKENKDENSISLLHLFLRPQVNIAGSFNVIRLSVGEMGKNEPDADGHRGCIINTASVAAFDGQIGQAAYSASKGGIVGMTLPIARDLAPMGIRVLTIAPGLFATPLLSSLPEKVRSFLARQVPFPSRLGDPAEFAHLVTSLVENPMMNGEVVRLDGAIRMQP